In the genome of Parasteatoda tepidariorum isolate YZ-2023 chromosome 10, CAS_Ptep_4.0, whole genome shotgun sequence, the window AGAATTAACCTCCCCATgctatttcagtattttttattctgagtCACTTGTTTGTCAAGAAAGTCATTAATTGCCACCCATTTTTAGTTCCTTgtccataaattaaattactcaaTATGACTATCATGATAACTTTgaatctttttgtttttgttttgttcacaatactaatttttaaatttatgatctCAATTTTATGCTGCTATTGTATAGtatatgagaaaatatttcatcttgTTGTCTTCTTCATCTTTCATTTCTATCTGTTGCTAACATTacctcttatttttattcatattgttccaatgaaaaatatgtttgagtgctggaaatacttttattaaagagtaaagtacatattgaagttttttttttcaattgaattaatttatcttatttgttttgaaGTTGTTCATGACCTTAATCTACAATTTCTCTGCACTTATCTTATAATAGGTGTTTGGATTGTCCTCTGGACAAAGACCAGATGACTGTTGAAGAATTGAATGTTATATCTAAAGATTCAGTCAAAATGGAGGATGAACTCACTGAAGAAACTGACAAATCAAGTGTTGAATCAAAAAATGAAGAGGATTTTGACGAAATTCAAAATGTTGATTCTTAGcctattaatatttgttttttgagCTAATCAAAAATACGTCCATTTTAGAATGttgttgcatttatttatatttttactagatgccaattttatatgtatgtatatttcttgaataaatatttttttaactttgtaacccagtttaaaacttttttgctgctcatgtttaaaatttttaatgaggtttttagttaatttattaataagttctttatgtaaacttttgttattttgataGCAACATAgctaattaaaatctttcacaatttcgtaataaataaagttttttgtttaaaaaaaggaacatttaaagcttatattatttatcaatgttTCAAGCAAAGGCTTTTTAATAAGaatcaactaaaaataacttttcgtgtttttttatttttgagtactacattttatgtaataaaattctgCCTGAAGGAGCAATGTTAGAATCTAGagagaaaaaatgcaaaattatttgaacgtTTTGTTTGAGTGttgtgtaattttcaaaacgtCAAATCAATCATACTTCCTCCGGAAACAAGcaagtttcttctttttatgtaaggaaagcatttttttctttgttttctttaaattatttgttagattcttttttaaatttagtttaatcaaattattaatttacagttaggagaaaaaaatattagtttcaaatgACATGgtcttaaaaacataaatagtgTAACAACAAATGAAGTGGAAGACTATAACAAAACTGTTGTTTATGGAAACTGTTGTGTTATATGAGACATGTACAGATACTATGTTTCATCTTCCAAAATCtgagtaaaagttaaaaatttgatgtcTGAGTAACACAAGTAAAGATCGCCGCTATcttaattctgcagaaaaaagaaGTGTGATAAACCAAGTACTTCGTGAATAAATCATGAATAAAGTATTAATAAGTGCgtataaatttacatatttttttgttctataagCAACAACCTTTCTCAAGGTTGATACATGCAATGAGAAAAAGATTTTCTGTGCTTTAAAACCAAGGCAAATtcttatttagaattaaaactagtttttgtaTCTTTATTTATGTCGTTTAGCTTTACTTATATCTTGAAAAATTCCCTTTCATTTCAATACCAAGtagtatattgtttaaaaatatagccaatgtatttaaatagaaaagtaatttcataTATAAAGCAGTGATacacgaaaattattttttttaagctattttaatttaaactagatCATAGATACTTGGTACATAAATGGTTTTAGGTTTACAGAATGTAgtcattatttgataaataatgaaaagtagattctgaaatgttaatttttaggCATTCAATTCTTAACAAAGTTTTCTTCTCGATAATGCTAATATCTAAATacttttggtaaatttaacaccaatgataatttttttatgattagaaAAGATTGggataattttataagaaaaggtGTCCTACAGTTCAAAATTAACTCAAAAccgaaatataaataaaatgtttgtttttaaatttttatttttcgtttattaaatcttttgattgataagttaattatttttttaaaaattaaataatgcatgtaaagaagttttatttttttccccatgcCCACCTGATTAACACTCCTTATTTAGGTATCAATAAGATAGATTTGTTGGTCACTTACTCAGGGGCACCATAAtgggtgggccaacgttgcacTCAGGACAGATAGCACAGAGAATGAAAAAACATCCATGCTTTGcccgagattcgaacccaggaccttccTTTTGTGAGGTCAGCTGCCTAGCCGCAACTagtggcatttaaaaaaaaaaatatttactttatgcAAAAAGCGAAtcaagaaaatgataaaatatttctgaccaTTTGCACCAAACTGAGTatctgaaaacataaaaaaaaactaaactattatTTGGCTTATTAACATTGTGTcatcaattcaaaattgttgTTGAGTTTCAGTTCAACTAGATGtcaaaaataatccaaaaattcgatttcttggTACTTAATATGATTTGCGTTAAGTATATCATGTTATGTTTCccaaagataaatattaattatcttcagaaaatatctacttttgtgtaataaatattaaatatccaCAAAGAAGAAACTTAAGAAAGCAATGTGTATGAGGACATTTCACTTTATCAACTTCATTTAATTCGAAATCATCTTAAAATATCCAGTTTAAGCACCCTATATCCAGTGTACTCGTCAACTCATGTCCGGTTTCGGCACgatgtgaaataataaattatcgcACGCCTCATTTCCaaaggtttaattttaaattaaatgattatcaGTGGATTTCCAAATGAAACTAGGGTTGAATTCTGGGATAATCGACATTTTGAACCCAAAACTTGCGCTACGATTTCTTTCACAAGAGAAAACCACGTCTCTCTGACGCCAACTCTATCTGCAACTCAGTTCATACTTCATAGAGTAAACTAAGTTAAATGTTCATCAAATATGATATGATTTAAAGactgatagttaaaaaaaaatgatggcaaataaaattagaaaaaaaatttgcaaggcTGCTGACTCTTTTAAAGTTGACTACATTAAGCCAAccaaaagatatttatttgaaattttcaaatgttctttGGCAACGAATTTTTTCATCCGGGGCTCGACGCGTGTACGACGACTTACCGTCGGCTAGGAGGTCGTATCGGTCAAATTGAAAACATAactcttcaaatttatttacagattaCTGAATTCTCAAACATCGTCCAAAATGTATCGAGCATTTGGTCGAGCTTCTTCTGTGCTACTTAAAGTAGCTAAACCTTCAATATCTATCTCTAAAATAGCTGGAGAAGGATCTAAATTTTTACCTTGTTTGTGGTCCACATGTAAGTTTTAAACCGGTCAAAATATAAGattattgttttgattattcttaattaaattaaagtgataTTCTGTTGATATCATGAATCAAATAGTTTcctttttgttaatatatatgttcTTTTACATCCGTTACTAACATtccataaaatatcaattacgGGGTGTTTATCAGAATCTTGGGTTACTAATCGTTTTGAAACGCACATGActtgatgatattttaactaAAGTTAAGACTCGTTGAATTCTCTGTGCACTCTCAGAAATTGACAAAACTTTTTTGGGATTTGTTTgctcaactttaaaaaatttgtttaaaatttttaattttctcaagatttaaaatttttgttatatgctaaattaaaaaatgaatattgttcatgataataatgaaaagaaacaattgTGATCTATAAAgctatattaaaatgtattttatcctttaaaaattaaccttttgtCTTCCTCAGTCTACatgtactttttataatatatttagctttattaaattctcaaattagttaaaatataaggTTTATGGTTTGAAGAACTTGAGTATTCAGTTTAAGTAACTTACaggttatgaatattttttgttaaatattaatttattaaatagtttcaaaataaaatgaacactGGTTTAATTAAATGGCCAAAATTAAGCTGATTTAGCATGACTGCAAATGTGTTCACAaacattgaatgaaatattattctttaaaattagattatggaaccttttaaaaacctttattaatgaaacttattgtttaaattataattaaaatacaatacaaatacaaatgataaaatattcaccgctttttctttaactgtaaaaccatttttaatctttcaattgttatttatatttttattccaatagcAAACAGTGAGACTAATTAAATTCTGGTTTAAACTTTGAACACAGTTATTTGCACtgttataaaaacttataaaataagtacattttatttttgtgttccgtaggaaacgataaatccatatttttgtgttgatttttaataaaattcttaattttcactaattatgtctaaattttcacaaaatgggtacctttcagaaaaacctagagaGGCCCCTGATATttgtattaagttaaaatacttCGTCTAACTTCTTTCAAGTTTCAACTGGCAAGTTTCTTctacaatttgtaaaattattccaTTAGAAACAGGTTTCTTCTCACCTAAGTGgaaaaagctttttcaaaaagaaatgttcagtattaaaatgtttttttttaaacttgcagttgaatttgttattcattctaattattttttagttttcatgtaTCTTACATATGAAATAACTTaggatttaataatattaattcctaagttatttaatatgtaagatacatgaaaactaaaaaatagaatgaataacatattcaatgattttaaattaaaataaccataGTTGATCAATTTTCGTAAATGAGTACTGTAAGAACTAAATTTACAAGtgcataaaaatcaaatcaaattttattaatagtacTACTAAATTTTCTAATCACATACTAAccatatacttttaataattaaatactattaagTTTGACTAGTCAGActttaatatgatttataatttaaaattcgatattaaacttaaaaataagtaatttaaaaaaaaatttcattagaaacatataattttttgtactatattaaatttagtttgattaaactattttaatatttatatcataataGTTATTTCTTGGTTTTTCTGTTTCATCTAATCATTCTTATTATCTGTCCAACTTCTTCCAGTGTCCTGTAGGAAGATTTCTTCCGGATAAAATGCTAGTCCTGTTTTAATATGATCTTATAACATTGAgttactttctatttttaaaagaaaaattgaaaatcttattAGATTTCCACTATTCTTATtgaataaatggaataaaataattcttagtttatgataaatataataaaataccttatttttagCTAATCAAAACTATGCATCAGCGGCAGCTGCTACACGATCGAAGGGAAAAATTGTTGCAGTCATTGGTGCTGTTGTTGATGTTCAATTCGATGAAAACTTGCCAcctattttaaatgctttagaaGTAGAAGGACGAAAGCCTAGATTGATTTTGGAAGTAGCTCAACATTTAGGTATTTATTTTCCCATCAGGTTcaatttctattcaaatttaaaagctcttatgaataataaaaacgtAAGGCTAAGCTATAATAGTGTTATGAATATATTAtgcagtaattatttttttaacgaaaatctgctaaaaaatttattcatttcattgacttttaaaaatatgtaaatttagtcacctttaattttatatttttttaacaagtgctttttcttttttaatattttttaatgaacttttttactttaaaatattttgttttaatatctgATCTTAAATTCAGTAACGAAAACTGGCTCGTTttaagtttttccagcaataCCAATATTAtgtcattgaaattttatgtatattgttaatatttgttttattgttcaacatttttaactttgattaaGTAGCTTTAAAGAAGTGAATTTTGTGAATGGGGTTAAATAACACGAAAAGTGCACAAATAATGCTACTTGGGCAATTTCACCTTTTATGAATATTGTATTTATCGATTTTAAGAGTATAtaactaagttaaaaatttgaagtagttttaataatttttgggaAAGCAATCATTTACGCTTATTCGAATTTTTGGTAactttcattagtttaaaaaaaattcaaaactagatATTATAGACATAACATATCATGTTCTGCCCATAACagctagatttatttttaaaaaccaatttaaatttctaaaatctggagtaaatttttatgacaaagacttttttttcacagaagTTAGTAGAATTACTATTCGAATTTATGTGCATTATATGCTTTTAAAGTTTGCAATTACAATATTTGTAAACAGTGGTATTTTACACTATGGTTTCTATTTACAAATGCAGTTTTTAAGAGTTTAATGATTTAGAAACAGTCTGTTAATCTGTGTTTTTACACCACAGATTAACTTTGTGTTACCACAGTTTCCACACAATAGATGACCTTCTGTTTTTGCTCAACATTTAAGGGATTTAATTATATgatctaaaattatatagtatGTCTGTTTATAAGACTTAATTTGTACTTTGCACTCCTACCATTATTCATTAGTTCATTTCACACCTACCATTATTCAttagtttaaagttaatttttttttacttggccAGTAAACCATGTGTTATGTAAAATATGAGTGGTTAGGCAATGTTGAAGATAATTAGGAACAATTTATGTGtcaatatttatatctatatttttaggtGCATCATATTTTCTATATCTTTTATTCTTGagatataaaatacaataatctCATTTAATGTAATGAATGAATGGAAATTTTAGGAGAGAGCACAGTTCGTACAATTGCTATGGATGGTACTGAAGGGTTAGTACGTGGCCAAGTTGTTTTAGATACAAATTCACCAATCAAAATTCCTGTTGGACCTGAAACTTTAGGaagaattataaatgttattggTGAACCTATTGATGAAAGAGGCCCTGTAGTTACTGACAAATATGCAGCTATCCATGCAGAAGCACCAGAATTCGTTGACATGAGTGTAGAGCAAGAAATTTTAGTAACTGGTATTAAAGTTGTAGACTTGCTAGCTCCATATTCAAAGGGAGGAAAAATTGGTAagcatataattttgtataaatttaatttgactgAGTTATCAAAactcgtgtttttttttttcttttttttttaaaggaaaaaaccAATTTATGTANCAAATATGCAGCTATCCATGCAGAAGCACCAGAATTCGTTGACATGAGTGTAGAGCAAGAAATTTTAGTAACTGGTATTAAAGTTGTAGACTTGCTAGCTCCATATTCAAAAGGAGGAAAAATTGGTAagcatataattttgtataaatttaatttgactgAGTTATCAAAactcgtgttttttttttaaaaagaaaaaaccaatttatgtaatttaaattgaattttggaTTTTCTCGGTTTAAAtcagaatttgtttttgtttttttttttaaattttcttttttttttatttggttactAAATAATCTAATAAGATGTATGAATGATacttaatagtatttaaaaacactgtggctaaaatagtaaatattactaGCTGAAtgtttaacatttgtttttttaatttttgcaatctcatcactgaataaataaaataatttttgttccagCTTAACATCCCAACATTTCAAAGAcatttatatctaaataatcTTGAAACTAAATGAGTATTGTTGTAATATGTTCGTTACTAGAAACTTATTTTACATACCgctaatggaaaaaattataatttgaaagtttCTTCCCacattgagtttatttttttatttttatttgtctgtttgagaaaaaaatatacatacattcccatttcattatttctttgaaaaaaaaataataaaaagatttgagtatcaatgtaatcagacttgtttttaaaaccacaatctaatgaataaatttataaataactttgtataaaaatatttctgtcttgcacatttattttaaagaaaataaattgttttaaataatttttttaaaaaataaaattgatattttaattaattatgcctactctgtatattatttttatatgttaaagttcatattaaatttcttgattaaaGAATATCTTTTGAATAGTACAAGAAAGTATCATCTTTTGAAAATCAAGCACTTCCTTTCATCAAGAGAattgaatagttatttttctttaaagaaaaagttacaaCTGAAATGTAAAACTTTTGGTACATGTCTAATCAGTTCTTTCATTTATTgagcttttatttaatgacttaACTATTGTTATGTAAGACTGATTTTTAAAGCTCTGTCTGATATTAAGGCTTTTAGTAAACAATTAgctaatttcataattgtgagTTTCATATAGGTTGTGACTTTTAGGTTATATTATGCCTATTTTTATCAAGCTAGTTCTGCAAATTGTCAATGTGATGAAAAGCCTAAgttttatgaaaactaaaaacaattttgatctaatttttCGCTATTTAAATACACTACTTCACTCACATTTCAATATACAAAATAAGGAGATTTTAAttgagtttaataattttgttttaggtggaaaaattttgcaaaattagtaatttcttataaaattaaatatattttaaatattttaaatattgatcaattttctttgcataaacaattctttatataaattaatatatatatattatgaatgaAATCAGTTTTAATTGTAAGTTTAAGTACTGAAGCAGTAGCTTTTTGAATTTGGCAAAAAGGCTTTGAGAAATTCCTATAACAGatactgttaatatttttctttaaaaaatgcagatttaagaaaaatttaattcactaaaagtgttgatggaatattttatgttatatttggattaagaaattcttaatttttaaagtcagaAACATGATAGTCAGTTGTAAACATAGACTAATTTGTTTTCcaagttttcaaaacaaagccacttttaatataataagtttttttttttcattatgcaCACGTTTCTgatatttcaatacatttttaaataccttctattaatgttaaaaatcttaatttcattaGGTCTGTTTGGGGGTGCCGGTGTCGGCAAAACTGTACTAATTATGGAACTTATCAACAATATTGCTAAAGCTCATGGTGGTTACTCTGTATTTGCTGGAGTTGGAGAACGAACCAGAGAAGGTAACGATTTGTACCATGAAATGATTGAAGGTGGTGtcataagtttaaaagataaaacttcAAAAGTAAGTGATATAAATGGTCATtcagtcttgtaattttataattatttttactgaattctGTAATTATCTAAATGGGAAAGGTTTCAGAAGATTCGTATCTTTTAACATATTCAGAAATTTAGTATAAAGCtattcaaatacttttattttaatttggtcACAAGATTAAAtcattacttgaaataaatttcattttatatggagcttttttcaattttaaatttaaatggctaaattaaaatttgtcttttaaaaatttaattttgatttaaaattcatagattttaaacattttctgtttttgtcaTAGTTTTCACAATTTATCATTTGTCTtgtattaagtatttatatcaatttaagtgttagaaataaaagtgattaaaataatgaataataaaaaagtatgtcAAAATTTACGaatgtaaaatacatttctttataaaaatttattaaatttatatttttaaaagtatatattgtATACTTGTATTGTTTTATCTATATACACACACCTAAggtaaaattttatggttttaaatttcaatgtgaTTGTTAACTTTTTGGTCTGAAAGTGATTacgtttttaaattcaacaaacaatagtttttatgtttaatttttaaattacacaattatttgttttgaaaatatgtataataccCAATGAAAAAGgtgtttaaagattttagttttAGACTGCTTGATATATTGAAAAGCTTAATTAGTTGTTAAAACTACATATAAATCAGGAATAAAACATATCTTTCAAACTGTAATTAACCATTTGGGTTTGACTGGTGCTTAAATAAGTTATTGGAAtaagaaccttttttttattaaatgttttacttattgaaaaaattttatgaataaattcattaaatattaatctttcaaatactttttgtttaaaacacttagttttatagtttaatttgtgtgtttaatgttaaatttattaatttcaagtaGCAcatttaagaagtatttttatcaGAGTGATAAATTCATATTGATTCTTtgcgtaatttttataaaggtaTCCCTTGTATACGGACAAATGAATGAACCTCCTGGCGCTCGTGCTAGAGTTGCTTTAACTGGTCTCACTGTTGCTGAGTATTTCCGTGATGAGGAAGGTCAAGATGTGTTATTGTTTATTGACAACATTTTCAGGTTCACACAAGCTGGCTCAGAAGTAAGTTTcaactttaatgtttttttctgttcttattaatttatatattttttggatactgtttttacatttattgaaataatatatgttCTTTATCATATTCACATGTTTCTAAAACCTAATATCCCTATTTAGTATTCGTGTGAGTTTAAAATCTAATGCCGTTATAAAAATTCATGCATTTGTTATATAAAACATTGGATTTTGtagttatgcaattttaaaatctaacatcatgatttgtatttttgccTTCTTAGAATGCAATATTGTGACTCATAttcttgcaattttaatattcattactGCAATTTTTGtggtaattaagttttttcttaaagttattataaaagtgatatttttcattagtaggtaatttattattcttagtttaaaatattataataaacatttctagtatataaattaatatctagttattgctcataaaattttcaggatttttttttttaagttgtcaCAATTACCCTTATTTATAGTCTgcttataatcatttatttcaaagcatgtatgcaatagttaaatttttgcactctttttgataagtattttttccatagcctaaattctcttttttagaGTGCTTATTCTTTCAACTTAAACCTTtcttttatctgaaatttaatcaaacaattGTCACTTTTAGGTATCTGCTTTGTTGGGTCGTATTCCATCTGCTGTAGGTTATCAACCAACTTTGGCAACTGATATGGGTACCATGCAGGAAAGAATTACCACCACCAAAAAGGGTTCCATTACGTCTGTACaggtaagatatttttttaaaaaatttataattgtttctcATTAGCATTAATTTTGCTGCTATTAtgttgatttttattgttttctaaattaatagattaaaagtaagaattgtttctttattatagCATTTTTCTATGATATTACCTTATTAGTGTCTAAGCCTTaacagttttacaaaaaattttctttatgaattatattattatgcta includes:
- the LOC107437702 gene encoding ATP synthase subunit beta, mitochondrial, translating into MYRAFGRASSVLLKVAKPSISISKIAGEGSKFLPCLWSTSNQNYASAAAATRSKGKIVAVIGAVVDVQFDENLPPILNALEVEGRKPRLILEVAQHLGESTVRTIAMDGTEGLVRGQVVLDTNSPIKIPVGPETLGRIINVIGEPIDERGPVVTDKYAAIHAEAPEFVDMSVEQEILVTGIKVVDLLAPYSKGGKIGLFGGAGVGKTVLIMELINNIAKAHGGYSVFAGVGERTREGNDLYHEMIEGGVISLKDKTSKVSLVYGQMNEPPGARARVALTGLTVAEYFRDEEGQDVLLFIDNIFRFTQAGSEVSALLGRIPSAVGYQPTLATDMGTMQERITTTKKGSITSVQAIYVPADDLTDPAPATTFAHLDATTVLSRGIAELGIYPAVDPLDSTSRIMDPNVVGREHYDVARGVQKILQDYKSLQDIIAILGMDELSEEDKLTVSRARKIQRFLSQPFQVAEVFTGQAGKFVPLAETIKGFQSILAGEYDHLPEVAFYMVGPIEEVKQKAEKLAEEA